tgctgcctcccctcGCTCTGGATGGCTGGTTGTGCCTTTGGGGTGCATTTATGTTCCCTGTTTCTGGTCTTGCCTGCTGTAGTCCTAGACCCTGTCCTCACTGCCTACTTCCTGAGCCGCATTCCTGATTATCAGTGCTCTCCTGCCTCTATAGTCCTAGTTGCAGGATCcagtcttttgttttctggttgaAATCAGTTGCTTCTGCCCTTGTTTCAACTGTAATAGTGTCTCGTTCCAGGCTATGGTTTGCATTACAGGCTCCCTGATTTCAAAGCCCTCAGGCTGACTTCTGACTCCACTCTTTTGCCTTGCCCGTTGGATTTGTGGATCTTTTTGTACCTCAGATGGtactgatttctgctttttaatgttattcCAGTGCTACTGTTGCCTTGTCTATACCCGATAGATGCTGTCCAGTCTCAGCTGAGACGCACTGAAGGGCTTCGTAAGAGTGTGCTGAGAAGAGAGATGCCTCAGGCTGCGGTCAGACGTGGCTGCTGACCCTCAGGAAGAGCAGATTGCTCCTTGCTGTGTGCTGTGGTGCCCTCTCAGGAGAGAATGACACCCCCTCAGATCTGCTAGTGGAACAGACCATTGCTTCCTAACCCTTTTCTATCACCATGATCCATGTTAAAAATATCTAGTCTTCAGTCTTATTGCTAACCTGGATCACTGTGACAGAACCAGAACCAGACTGCGCATAAAATTGCCAGAAGCAGAACTAGACTGcacacaaaattacattttcaccAGTGGCTTCTGCACtcactggcagagcagagctcccTCTTTTGCTTGAGAAGGAATGTGAACTTAAcactagggaagaaaaatatttcagccattttGCTAGCAAGTATTTAGGGTATGTCGCCTGGACGCTCTTTCTGTTAGAACCATTCAAGTTTGCAAGGAATAATTAAATACTCATTTTGAGAGATGGGAGAATGAGCGCTGCTCTTTAGTCTTCTGGTCTGAGCACTCATGTGGAGGGGGAGGAACCAAGATTCCAGTCTTAGCttcactgaatatttaatttaatgtatttaaatgttaattggAGTCCTGGTGAGTGCCCTGAGCATTAAGCTACAGCAGTATTGCtcattcttgtctttttctttagcccaattaatatttaataatttcatgCAAATTAGAACCACCCTACAGGAACAATGGAGATTCACCTTCCCTGCGGTGTTTTCTGACTTGCTGATTATTCATGTGAGGTGAAGTACTTGCAGGTTCAAACCTTCCCATGGAGAATGTCATGGATTTGAAACAAGGTTCCCCAAATTTAGGATGAGTGCTCTGATCATTGAGTTGGCAGCTGGGGGAAAGACACCTTGTGTCACATACTGCCCAGGTCAGTAGGTAATCCCTTCTGGATCAGACCTGATGGGGGAGAGGTGGACAGATGTGTGGTGAATCCTTCCAAGGCTTAAACATGAGTTAGGGGATTGAGGTTGCTCATCACCGTCTGGACTTGGCTGTGTAGTACCAGGGCCCTTGTGTGTTGCTAGCATAGGTGGTAGCAGAGtccagagaaatgaaaatgtggaCTTCAGCTCCTGAATTCCCTTTGTGAGTGTAGTCATAAACAAAACATACTGTCAGGcttactttaaatgaaaatctctcactgttttgtttggcttttctttttgtcgACACTACTAGAAAGCCCTGTGTGAATACTCAAACTGCTTACTACTCTTACCTCCCAGTAACATTGCAATGAGACGAGATGTCCAAGAGGGCCAGGCTCGGTGTTTATCTCGCCTAGGAAGGCACAAGGAGGCTCTGGATATTGCAGAAAAAATGGTAAATAATGCAATCCTTCTTTTAGGCTTTGAACATGAAAATATTGCCAGTAGTTCTTTCATATGGaccattttctggaaaaataattttcaagtgtATAATCCTTCAGGATGTTCAGTGCTCAGAGTATTTGGTAAACAGAGGGTAACTGTCACTGCAGATATAATCACTCTTTAGAAATCAGAACACCCTGTACCACAATGAGCTCCCTGTGCAGGGAGGCTGGTAGTCCTGGAAGGGACTAAATatcatgctctgccaggcagaattaatgtaatgtaataGGAATTATAAGAAAGGGGATAAATGAGTGCTTAAATCTTTCCACTATAAAAGTGATGGTTCAAAACTCCCTTTTATTTCCATATACTTGCTGCCAAACTGCCACCAAGAAGAGTATCTAACCACAAATTGAGTTTTTCCCATAAAGGAAAAAGTCAAGAGGCTCTGAAGTCTGATAGAATTTTACTgcagctgtttattttatataaaaggtGTTTATACTACAAAGAAGGGCAGCTGTAACTCTGAAGGGCAGTTTTAACTCTGAAGGCAAATAAACAAATGACAATATGTGGGGCCTTCTTGCCGTTCAGGCTGCGACATGGCAGCTAAAGGGAATGCTGTCATCATGATTGTGCATGATCTGTGTCATGTTgtatcatttaaaattaagagtGCAGTTTtgtacaatttaaaaatgacCTTTAGTGATATTTGTGTGTTATTATTCAGGGAGACATTTTCTTAGGCTCTGAAGGATGGTTCTGTTCTACTCCTGTTTTTAATCTATTATCTTTTGTTTCTAGAGAAACAATGCTACTAACACAGATCACTTAACGGCGGTTCTCAACCTGCAGTTTGCCATTTACCAGGGtctggaaaatgcagaaaaaaagatcacGTGTCTGCAGCAACTGATCTGCTTACATCCTTTCAACCCTTGGTACTGGAAATTACTTGCTGAAGCTTATATGAGCCTTTTACAGGGTTTGTCTCCATCAGTCATTCCAGAAGCAAATCTAAATCAGTCTGAAGAGGTTAGTGTAAGCGATAGCAGTTTCAAAACATCAACTGGAAGAGAGATTAATTTGCAGCCTCACAGATCAGACAGCCAGAAAGAAGGCCCTTGGTCTAGCCTTGCTACAGAAACAAAGAGGGAGAATGCAGTGACTTGTAGGAGCAGCCAAGCTGTAAAAGAATTCTTCTGCACTTCGGAAGAACCGGAACGGATGGATGAAGGGAAACGCACAGCCTCCGAGTCCTGGGAGCAGAACATGTCAAAGAAAGTTGGGATAAAGGCATGTGCCTCGTTTATTAGAGCAAGGTAACTAAACGTATTATTAGAATAATGTTAACTTCTCCCAATCGAGAAcaatttaaagcatatttttcccagccttaatattttcagtttacattttcagtttaattgtTTGTTTCAGCGTTGACAACGCTAACTTAGAAGCATCCTGCTATTGCTTCAGatctaaaaagcaaaatccacTAGTATGGTAGCTGTGAGCAACCTAAATCTGAGTGGAAAGAGTAAACCAGAGTCATGCACTGTTGAGaagtaaaatgtttcttaatgaCCTTATTACCTGAATCTTTTCAAGTAATTGTATACAACAGCCTGTTAGAGCATGGCTGTTTCCTGGTTTGGTATTAaagatgcagcagcagaagtgccCCAAAGGGAAGGCCAGCCAGTCTTCCTTCTGCAAGTGCCACCTGTCTTATTTGCTTGAAGCCTCACGCTTgagtgaaaatgtattttataataataCCCCAATCTGCATAATGGATGAGGTTGAAAAATGAACTCTGTGACAGCTGATTGACAGGGCTGCattaaaatgctcttttcttttcttccctctcttcctaAAAGTCTTGCACacaacaaaaatccccaaaacataATCTTTTAAAGAGATAATTAGGAactgtttttgttaaaatagTCTTggatttttcccccctcttgcGTCTCAGTAATGTATGAGTCACCAAACGTATTTAAAGCCATTTTATGAACTTCCAAAAATGTTTACAGAGAACATTTTATAACTGCCCTGTTAGGGCAAGatttaagaaatgtaaaacCAGGTATAGTAGCTTTTAGCTGTACTCAGACTAAGAGATGGTGACTTCAAATGCTACTTGGGAGAAGTTAATAGATTTAGTACTGATATTGAATATTAAAGCTACATTCATATTAAAATAGTTTGTGTTGCTTGTTTTGGAGTGTATGGTTTGCCATTGAGACAATTGTAAATTGTGGGATTTCCTTGCCTGGCTGCACAGTTTCACAAAGTGTTATTGTAGTTTATATTCCCAGATACACTTGTCCAGGGTAAGcttctcccctgcccagggcttATGTGTTAAATAGGTTGTCTAATATTTTCGAGTCTGTTGGATTTTAAGTGAGATGTGGATGTTGCATAAACATATGTGCAGGGTAAATTGCACCTGGAAAAAGGATGTTAGTATTGCTTTTTGTACGAAATAAGGTTCTATGTTAAAGCATCATGAATAATTGACTCTTCTAGTTTtgtcaacaaaaaaaaaattggagaaatggttttgtttaattttcattctttcttacATTATGTTGAtgcaaattttgaaataaaaacgctttacaaattaaaaatactttaagatCTTAAGTCTtctcttcataaaaatatacacCTTTATTATAACATGTGCTTCATTTAACTTTGGTAAATGTGATAAAAAGagatttgttgttgttctttatGCATAAAGCTTGAATTAAACATAGTTTCAGTAGCGATACTACTAAGTCCCAGTGGTGCCTTGGTTGAATATACTTAGATATTTCCTCTGCTGACATATTTTACCGTCATTGTGTGAGGAGGACTCTGGAAACGGCCACTGCTCTCTCTGGTGGAGCAGTTGGTGATGGGGTCCCTCCGTGACGTGAAGCCACGTTGTGAGCACAGCGTCTAACCTTCACCGAATCATGGTGGTGACTTCTGGGGCACTGCCTTGAACATAAAACTGTGATGAgagattttagaaaatattccaGGGTTGGCCTGTGTGGGGAGGATGTTTGATATTTGTctaaaacccccaaacttctAGCTCTTCAGGTTACAAAGGTAATCACTGCCATAGGCAAAAATGCACTGCTGTCTTGTTAGGCCTTAATAAGGATGTGGGACACCTGATGTACTGCAGTTAATGCTAGCAGATCTGAGCTTCACTTTTGAATTGTGTGACACATACatggggagaaaaatgtttgcgCGGAGCAACCAGAGATACTTGGcatgttgtttttcaaaagtacttCTCAGTACTTCTGTCATAGCACGGATATACCATACCCATAGTAGACTGATACCGATGTAttcatttctttgcagtttGTGCAGTTGGTGAAAGTCAGGAAGAAGAGCTGTTTTCAAAGTACtatattttgtttggttttaggtTTGCTGACTTATTCTTTTGCCAGCTATGCCTTTTTTAACtgcctttttaatttcaggCTTTTACTTCAGCTTACCCAGTTGCAACAGTCGTCCTTTGTGCTAGAGAATAACATAAAAAGTCAAAAAGAAATTGATGACAAAGTGGCACAGCTTGGTTTCAATGAAAGTTCCTTGCTGTTGATGACCAAGGTAAGGGGATTTTTCACTGTGTGCAAGTTCTCAGCTATATGTAGGCTGGTTGAGGTACCCAAGCCAGTTCAGGCACAAAGTCCTGGAAGTGTGACACTCCCCCAAGCTAATTAACTGTGTCAGGAAGCAAGGTAAATTAGCTGGGGCAGGTTGTCCTGGTAGTGTGTTATCTGGAACTGACAGCAATACCTATATAGTGCTGGCTTGTGTCATGCAGGTGTATCTCTGTTCTGCTGAGATTCTCCTTTCGGGACTGTTCAGGGTTGTTAAGTTTCTCACTGGACTTGTATTTGCAGATGCATCATCGCTATGCGTTTCCTGGGATGCAGATTTTATCTCAGGAATTTTAGATGTCACAAAGTGAATCACAAGTATGAAATGGAAGTGGAGATTACTTTGATGGCCACAGCAGTATTAAACACTTCCAGAAAAAgtattaaacattttcagaaaaagccaaAGACATCCTTTTACATGATTTCTTCGTTCTGTTTGATGTACTGGGTtctagttttaaagaaaaacaaaggagaagagTAACATTGCATGATTTTATTCATAGAgattaaacatttttagtgCTATTTATAGAGGTTCTTACTTTTATCTTAAGGAACAAAGGAAGCCACGAGATCTAACTTTGCTGTCAGTATTACAGCTTTAAGTTAGTGAAAGCCAGGCCACTGCCGGGTTGGCAGGCAGTCTTGTGGGATTTCATCCATAAGAGGGCAGTAGCATGCAGACTATCTCAGGTTTTGAAAAGGTTGGGAAAAGAAACTTCTCTCCTTGCTTCCCTCGGTCCCACACCCCCCAGGAAGAGATCAGAGTGTTGGTGCTGTTGCAGGGTGAGCAGAGTTGGCGTTGAGATTTCCGCTGCTAGTCAGAGAGTAAAAATCCCCCCGTACAAGCGTAGCCAGAATCTGGGCGGGATTGTGCAGCTGTGAAGCTTGGGCTCTCAGTTCTCCGTGATTATTGCAGAATGCAACAGGCAGACGACTTGATCGTGACTTGGAAACTTCTCCTGGACAGCATGTGGTTCAtgtgtcaaaggcttttctTGTAAAGATCTGTTATTAATGTcatatttactgttttctctgcaagttattttcttgtttcccaTATTTCTTACTCTGTTTGCAGGTTATGGGGCAGGATCTTATACCAGAAAAACTAAAAGAGGAATTTCAGGGTGAGGTAAAATGCATAGGCCCTTCAGCGCTGTCATCATTGGTAACTGCATCAGCCACagaatttgaaagcaaatggtTCAGTAATCTCCAAGATGATTTATGTTGCTTTGACCCATAATTCTATTCAGATATATATCTCCCACCTTCGGTAACTTAAaggttttgttgtgtttattCTCATATCTCCAAATGATTATGGAATGATATATGCAATAAAGttcatattacattttttaagaatCCTTACTGTATATCTTTTAAGAATACGTATAAATCTCTGCATTTAAAGTTTTAACATctcataattttctttgttcactgatttgtttgtatttaaaataataaggaaTCGAGTATAAAATCGAACTATCAGTTGAGCTTTCAGAGGTAGCTTTCCATTGTAAACCTCACCGTGTTGTGCTTGAAGCGCCTCTGATTTTTTGGGGCCTGTGATGCTGGTGGGATGGAAGGCTTCCTCTATGATGTCCAGTTTGAAAGTTTCTTGGTATCAAATTCTATATTGTTGCATTTAGAGCCATGGAATTAGccattttcttaattaatttttaaaatatttattgattaATTGACATGATAGTGATTTCCTGTTCAGAACTGGATAGCTAGaaatcttaaatatatttatgctgAGAAATTGTCAATAAGAACAATTCCatatgttttagaaaaagaatctaaatggtaaatattttaacttgGAACTGGAAGGAGATTCTCTTTCTTCAAAGCTAAGTTGTTTTTTGCAGGCTTAGAAGTAGCTATAGTCTTGTCTTCAGTGTGCTTAGACgagggaggagaaaaactgtCAAGGTTGTTTATATGTACTGAACAGTGTTTAGTCAGATCATATCCTTTGTAAAACTCTGCAAGGAAGAAGATCTTTGCTGTGAAAACCGGCAAACTGTTGTTTCTGCATCATACAGCTCCTTATGTTATGCTTTCAGTTGATAATGACACCACTTTGCTTTACTTTCTGAAGCATCCATGCTACGTGCTTTGGGCTTCCCCAGAAAAAGGCAGAGATTATCCTGTAGTTTCTTTTGCTTGAAATAGTTTACATTTGAGGCAAACAAGGTGTGCTCTTCCCCCATCTTCTCTTAAACCGAGACTTAAATTATTTGTAGCTTTTTGTAAAAGTGTTCTTTAATGGATATAGTTTAAAACTAGAAATCTCTTAGACATAATTTGCTGTGACTTTTCTTcgtgttttcttgtgttttctttctgaagtactAAAGAGTGCTGAAACTTTAAATAACTCACAGTTGAATGGTAATTCACCATATGTGAACACACTTTGTATCTGCTACTTTTAGGtgaattttaaagctttaagaTACTTTTAGGGAACCTGTCCCTAACCGTTGGTATGGTATAGCCCTCTGCTAAGTTGAGTGTGAAACCTTTCTGGAAAAATGGAATATTGCCTTCAGCCATGTCAAATTCTCTTTGATAGTTTGGTGACTTAATGCGATTAAACCACATCCTGGTCAGCTTGTTACAAAAGATGATGACTTGGCAAGTATACTTGGGTAAGCATTAATGCACTCATAATGTATTACAGAATATTTGGTTTAGTCATGCGTGTGCTTTGCTAGGTGGAAatttttgtgtgcgtgtgtagAGCACTATATTCAGATGGCAGTGAAGCCCGCCTGAAGGGCTGGGGGTGCTTTTAAGACTAACTGGTGTCATAAGTTTTCAGTAGAGACTGACCATAATGTGCTGTAAATTAATTACAATGTTGTTGGCATCAACAGAGGCTGTCTTACAGCAAAGGCATAGCAAACATGGAAAGCTTAATGCCAAATATGTCAGCAAAAAACTGGAACAGGGACTTCTCCTGGTTTCTTCTTAAACTTAAGGTCATGAGTAGCCACATAAAAAGGCTATAATTTGTTTTGCCACAGCTCTCGAGTAGGATCAGTAGTTAGGAACACGGCTTTTGCAGAACCAGTTCTGTATAGATATTTAATGGGAACTCACCAAATTATTTGGGTCCACAGCTTAGAAAGTGGAAACAGCCTTGGAACTGTTTTAGCAGCAAACTAAATACTTGCCAAATGTCATTTTGTGACTGAGATGTCCAAAATACACAGTGGCTAGCCAAGGTGATTTGGAACTTTTTGGTGTGCGTGCAGATTTTTTGACTCGAGGTTGTCTCTTAGATTGGCAACACAACAGTTAACTCCCCACTGGCTCCGGGAGTGGAAGGGAAGTGGCAGTTCTTAAGAACAGGCAGTATTTTCTCAAACGTAccaataaagcaaaaatgttgGTTTTAACTACTGCAAAGACAACAACGTGAGTGTTGTTCTGAATGTGTCGCATAGTTACTGTTCCAAATAACCAGTGTTTAGGGGCTATGCACTGGGGCTATGAAATATTCCTTTGTCCCACTTGTGCCTGGCTATCTCTCATCTCAGCTACTTCAATTCCTCCTTTTTTGGCCTGCTCCTCGCTTTTTTGGCATGGCACTTCTAActccagttttctgtttctgatcaTATCTCACAAGGGGCTTTGCATTTCCATCTTGCATTTGAATGCCTCATCATTGCTTCTATGTTCTGCATAATTCTACATCTGCCTGTAATACATTTCTTTATGTTTTGGCTCTTATGATATTATTATTGGTATTAGTACATGCACCAGTACTCCACGTTGAGTTAAATAGCAAATTTTAGTATTGCAAACTGCAAGCAAGAATCCATTAACAGTCACTGAGGtttgattttgttattttaacacTTGCTTATGGTACAGACACTTTGGGAAGGACCCTCTGACCCTGGTTCTGATGCTTCTGAAATGACTGCTGTGTACATACACAATCTAATGGTGTCTCTTGCTATTGAGTGTTCGAATACCGCTGGCTTTGAGGTGAGGGAACATGTTAGTGCTGTAACTAGCGACATTAACACAGTTTTCTccatcacagaatcatagaatggtttgggttggaagggacctttaaagatcatctagtccagcccccctgcagtgagcagggacatcttgcactagatcaggttgctcaaagccccatccaacctgaccttgaacacttccaatgatggggcatctacagcttctctgggcaacctgttccactgtctcaccaccctcatcataaaaaaaaattcttctttatgtccaatctaatctaccctctttcagtttaaaaccattgccaCTTCTCCTGTCactgtgtggtgggttgaccttggctggctgctaGGTGCCCACCCAGttgctctatcactccccctcctcagcacaacagggaaggagaaaatatggaaaaaaaaaaaagaacttgtgGGGcaaaataaaggcagtttagtaaagcaaaagcaaaggctgcatgcggaagcaaaggaaaacaaaatattctctacttcccatcagcaggcaatgtCATTGTAAAAATTAGTATGTGAATAGTCTTAAGATTGTTTATAAGGAATCAAGAGTTGTAACATGGGATCCTGCTCATGCTCCCAGCCAAGACCCACCTTTATTGCTGGCAATAAAAAAGGGGGTTTAGCTAGTGCCTGCTTTTCCTGTCCTCTTTCTGGTACCCGTATGCaaactagaagaaaagaaaaatgcaagcaaatcCATTTTGGTAACAATTTAGTGACCCAGGTGGGACTCTGCGGGTTCCCGACCTGTTGGGTGTGTTGACGGCATACGACACAGCCGGTACTGGGTGAGTTCACCTGATGGCCTT
Above is a genomic segment from Ciconia boyciana chromosome 2, ASM3463844v1, whole genome shotgun sequence containing:
- the C2H8orf76 gene encoding uncharacterized protein C8orf76 homolog, whose translation is MEPLLGWQFEDSLFAPSRERGLGGGAGPPCGAKHCEPRWFRSEADGGEGAGGLTASKFRADWAYRQQEFEKALCEYSNCLLLLPPSNIAMRRDVQEGQARCLSRLGRHKEALDIAEKMRNNATNTDHLTAVLNLQFAIYQGLENAEKKITCLQQLICLHPFNPWYWKLLAEAYMSLLQGLSPSVIPEANLNQSEEVSVSDSSFKTSTGREINLQPHRSDSQKEGPWSSLATETKRENAVTCRSSQAVKEFFCTSEEPERMDEGKRTASESWEQNMSKKVGIKACASFIRARLLLQLTQLQQSSFVLENNIKSQKEIDDKVAQLGFNESSLLLMTKVMGQDLIPEKLKEEFQGEVKCIGPSALSSLVTASATEFESKWFSNLQDDLCCFDP